In one window of Arachis ipaensis cultivar K30076 chromosome B06, Araip1.1, whole genome shotgun sequence DNA:
- the LOC107647646 gene encoding putative F-box protein At1g67623, whose product MTIDCSSKIAFIPNDIWVAITSKVASASIRDLYSLRMTCKAARDAGEADIVHRSVSIPPPHATPWWWCLSPEAKRFFDRCMAAGHPELLFREALRELFIRRNENVGLQMLNSAASTGHAAAKYALTMTLLLRTDDNDEKQKGLELYRELDATGSLVEGKARCFSILTISWPGEVQMPRIEEQHTVCASPRCSTRGHMPLLYDYRKRAAERNSVHAFGGAAHIPCIQCRADYDLQAFVNLP is encoded by the coding sequence ATGACAATCGACTGTTCCTCAAAAATCGCTTTCATTCCCAACGACATCTGGGTAGCAATTACCAGTAAGGTTGCGTCAGCCTCCATTCGCGACCTGTACAGTCTCAGAATGACCTGTAAGGCTGCACGCGATGCAGGAGAGGCCGATATTGTTCACCGGAGTGTTTCCATCCCACCACCGCATGCCACGCCGTGGTGGTGGTGCCTCAGCCCGGAGGCCAAGAGATTCTTTGATCGATGCATGGCAGCTGGCCATCCAGAGCTTCTGTTTCGGGAGGCACTTCGGGAACTCTTCATCAGACGTAACGAAAACGTTGGCCTCCAGATGCTGAATAGTGCAGCAAGTACAGGCCATGCAGCAGCCAAATACGCATTGACCATGACCTTGCTGCTTCGCACGGACGACAACGACGAAAAACAAAAAGGGCTGGAACTGTATCGCGAGCTTGATGCAACTGGTTCACTCGTTGAGGGTAAGGCAAGGTGCTTTTCAATTCTGACAATTTCGTGGCCGGGTGAGGTCCAAATGCCCCGTATAGAAGAACAACACACCGTATGTGCCTCACCTAGGTGCTCTACCAGGGGCCACATGCCTCTTCTCTATGACTATCGCAAACGTGCAGCAGAGCGAAACTCCGTCCATGCTTTCGGAGGGGCCGCTCATATCCCATGCATCCAGTGTCGCGCGGACTACGACCTGCAAGCCTTCGTCAACCTCCCATGA